In a genomic window of Nostoc sp. UHCC 0870:
- the gcvH gene encoding glycine cleavage system protein GcvH — protein sequence MSSFEYPQDLKYLDTHEYVRLDGEIATIGITEFAVDQLGDVVFLELPDIGDLITKGDKFGSIESVKAVEDLNTPITGTVIERNEALIESPEAVADDPYGEGWLLKLRVNDPDEANDALTADEYRAEVEGE from the coding sequence ATGTCATCGTTTGAATACCCTCAAGATTTAAAATATCTGGATACTCATGAATATGTGCGGCTAGATGGCGAAATTGCCACTATAGGTATTACAGAATTTGCCGTAGATCAATTGGGTGACGTGGTATTTTTGGAACTCCCAGACATTGGTGATTTGATTACTAAGGGAGATAAGTTTGGTTCAATTGAATCAGTGAAAGCTGTTGAAGACTTAAATACACCAATAACCGGTACAGTTATAGAACGCAACGAGGCTTTGATTGAATCTCCCGAAGCTGTTGCAGATGACCCTTATGGTGAAGGGTGGCTTTTAAAATTACGCGTCAATGACCCTGATGAAGCAAATGATGCTTTGACTGCGGATGAGTATCGCGCTGAGGTGGAAGGAGAATAG
- the gcvP gene encoding aminomethyl-transferring glycine dehydrogenase, with protein sequence MVSITSVSQSSDGLSLTKGDRFHSSLEKKDNFIQRHIGVNSQDIQQMLDVLGLSSLDDLIDKTVPTAIRLNQPLQLPAAQTEYAALAKLKQIAAKNQVFRSYIGMGYYNCITPPVIGRNILENPGWYTAYTPYQPEIAQGRLEALLNFQTMIIDLTGLEIANASLLDEATAAAEAMSMSYGVCKNKAHAYFVSRDCHPQTIDVLQTRAKPLGIEIIIGDHQTFDFAQPIFGAVLQYPASDGTIYDYRAFIEKAHAQGALVTVAADPLSLTLLTPPGEFGADIAVGSTQRFGVPLGFGGPHAAYFATKEEYKRQVPGRIVGVSKDVHGKIALRLALQTREQHIRREKATSNICTAQVLLAVIASMYAVYHGSEGLKNIAENIHQLTAILAAGLKRLGYKISSENFFDTLRVELGTQNLEAILASCQARNINLRVFDNTAVGISLDETTTLEEVIELWQIFALNDELPFTAAELTFASHLPLPRTSSYLTHPVFNRYHSETELLRYLHKLETKDLSLTTSMIPLGSCTMKLNATAEMIPVTWAEFGNIHPFAPPYQTRGYQILFQQLEAWLGEITGFAGISLQPNAGSQGEYAGLLVIRQYHESRGEAHRNVCLIPNSAHGTNPASAVMCGMKVVAVACDANGNIDVEDLKAKAAKHSHELAALMVTYPSTHGVFEEAIQEICAVVHSHGGQVYMDGANMNAQVGICRPGDIGADVCHLNLHKTFCIPHGGGGPGMGPIGVASHLVPFLPGHPVLGTGKNAMSNSQLGAVAAAPWGSASILVISWMYIVMMGAAGLTEATKVAILNANYIAKRLETYYPVLYKGQNGLVAHECILDLRALKKSANIEIDDIAKRLMDYGFHAPTVSWPVAGTIMVEPTESESKAELDRFCDALITIRQEIAEIESGKMDAEDNLLKNAPHTAASLIAGEWTHSYSREQAAYPAPWTREHKFWPNVGRINAAFGDRNFVCSCLPMDAYQ encoded by the coding sequence GTGGTATCTATTACCTCTGTTTCGCAGTCTAGCGATGGGTTAAGCCTCACTAAAGGCGATCGCTTTCACTCTTCACTAGAAAAAAAAGATAATTTTATACAAAGGCATATAGGCGTAAATTCTCAAGACATCCAGCAAATGCTTGATGTTTTAGGATTGTCTAGCCTAGATGATTTGATTGATAAAACAGTACCGACAGCAATCAGGCTGAATCAACCGCTACAATTACCAGCCGCACAAACTGAGTACGCAGCACTGGCAAAGTTAAAACAAATTGCCGCGAAAAATCAAGTGTTTCGCTCATACATTGGTATGGGATATTACAACTGTATTACTCCCCCTGTGATTGGGCGTAATATCCTAGAAAACCCTGGTTGGTATACAGCTTACACCCCTTATCAGCCAGAGATAGCCCAAGGGCGACTCGAAGCACTGCTAAATTTCCAAACGATGATTATTGATTTAACGGGTTTGGAAATTGCCAACGCTTCGTTATTAGATGAAGCCACAGCCGCCGCCGAAGCTATGAGTATGAGTTACGGCGTGTGTAAAAATAAAGCCCATGCCTATTTTGTTTCTCGTGATTGTCATCCTCAAACTATCGATGTCTTGCAAACACGGGCGAAACCTTTAGGCATTGAAATTATTATCGGTGATCATCAGACCTTTGATTTTGCTCAACCAATTTTCGGGGCAGTTCTGCAATATCCCGCTAGTGATGGTACTATCTACGACTACCGCGCTTTTATTGAAAAAGCTCATGCTCAGGGTGCATTGGTAACGGTAGCAGCAGATCCTTTAAGTTTAACTCTACTCACCCCTCCCGGTGAATTTGGTGCTGATATTGCTGTCGGTAGCACCCAACGCTTTGGTGTTCCCTTGGGTTTTGGTGGCCCTCATGCGGCATACTTTGCGACTAAGGAAGAATACAAGCGGCAAGTTCCTGGGCGCATTGTGGGTGTGTCTAAAGATGTCCACGGTAAAATAGCTTTGCGTCTGGCTTTGCAAACTCGTGAACAACATATCCGCCGCGAAAAAGCGACGAGTAATATTTGTACTGCACAGGTGTTACTAGCAGTGATAGCGAGTATGTACGCCGTCTATCATGGTTCAGAGGGACTAAAAAATATTGCTGAGAATATTCATCAGCTAACTGCTATCCTGGCAGCAGGATTAAAGCGTCTGGGTTACAAGATTAGTTCAGAAAATTTCTTTGATACTTTGCGGGTAGAGTTAGGTACACAAAACCTAGAGGCTATTCTTGCAAGTTGCCAAGCTCGAAATATTAACTTGCGGGTTTTCGATAATACTGCTGTTGGCATTTCTTTAGATGAAACCACCACCTTAGAAGAGGTGATTGAACTCTGGCAAATTTTTGCTTTGAATGATGAATTACCCTTCACCGCCGCAGAGTTAACATTTGCTTCTCATCTCCCCCTCCCCCGTACTAGCAGCTACCTAACTCACCCCGTCTTCAACCGCTATCATTCTGAAACTGAGTTATTGCGTTATCTGCACAAGTTAGAAACCAAGGATTTATCTCTCACAACATCAATGATTCCCTTGGGTTCTTGTACGATGAAGTTAAACGCCACAGCTGAAATGATTCCGGTGACATGGGCTGAATTTGGCAACATACACCCCTTTGCACCGCCATATCAAACACGGGGTTATCAAATTCTGTTCCAACAATTGGAAGCGTGGTTAGGAGAAATCACCGGCTTTGCGGGAATTTCCCTGCAACCAAACGCAGGTTCACAAGGAGAATACGCCGGACTTTTGGTGATTCGTCAATATCACGAAAGCCGAGGAGAAGCACACCGCAACGTTTGTTTAATTCCCAACTCAGCCCACGGTACAAACCCCGCTAGTGCGGTAATGTGTGGGATGAAGGTGGTAGCAGTCGCCTGTGATGCTAACGGTAATATTGACGTTGAGGACTTAAAAGCCAAAGCAGCAAAACACAGTCATGAACTGGCGGCTTTGATGGTGACTTATCCCTCAACTCATGGCGTATTTGAGGAAGCCATTCAGGAAATCTGCGCGGTAGTTCATAGTCACGGCGGCCAAGTCTACATGGATGGGGCAAATATGAACGCCCAAGTAGGGATTTGTCGCCCTGGTGATATTGGTGCAGATGTGTGTCACCTGAACTTACATAAAACCTTCTGTATTCCCCACGGTGGCGGCGGCCCTGGTATGGGGCCAATTGGTGTTGCATCTCATCTTGTCCCATTTTTACCGGGACATCCGGTGTTGGGGACTGGGAAGAATGCAATGTCCAATTCTCAACTTGGTGCTGTGGCTGCTGCTCCCTGGGGAAGTGCTAGTATTTTGGTGATTTCTTGGATGTATATTGTGATGATGGGGGCTGCTGGGTTGACGGAAGCAACCAAGGTGGCTATTCTCAACGCCAATTACATCGCTAAGAGATTGGAAACCTACTATCCAGTGTTGTACAAAGGGCAGAATGGTTTAGTTGCCCATGAATGTATTTTAGATTTACGCGCCCTCAAAAAATCCGCCAACATCGAAATTGATGATATCGCAAAACGCCTGATGGACTACGGTTTCCACGCGCCGACTGTCTCCTGGCCTGTGGCGGGGACAATTATGGTTGAACCCACAGAAAGCGAATCTAAGGCAGAATTAGATCGTTTTTGTGATGCGCTGATTACGATTCGCCAAGAAATTGCGGAAATTGAGTCAGGTAAGATGGATGCTGAAGATAATCTCTTGAAAAATGCACCCCACACCGCCGCCAGTCTCATTGCTGGTGAATGGACTCATTCCTATTCTCGTGAACAAGCCGCCTATCCTGCACCGTGGACACGGGAACATAAATTCTGGCCGAATGTGGGCAGAATTAACGCGGCTTTTGGTGACAGGAACTTCGTTTGTTCTTGTCTACCAATGGATGCTTATCAGTAA
- a CDS encoding ISL3 family transposase, with protein MPSNPLLHFITKVINIEDIKVVNYNFITDDEIVIEIQSQSKVAQCPRCGKTTDKTHQNHWYMVRDIPMSGYQVILKVNRRQLKCTECQKVFSEKLSFVKSRRTYTTRLGMKVIKEVLETDVESAARRNRMTPSEIETILKELEADLLKEKPRQIKKLGIDEITQLKGGKNYAAVLVDLETRRPIALLEKRNKAVIAEYLSSLGSEVLNQIEEVSIDLWIPYKSLIQEMLPNAQVVADRFHVMKQINQELDARRKQEKRAAEKIKNRQEREKKLAGLTHSKYPLLKKKESLSDEEKAKIASLQKVAPELGEMYRNKEAIRDIFESPITSDEALDKFLEWTQAAYKLFPKSCRTICRWIDEILAYFDHRTTQGIVEGINQKIKLIKRRAYGLTNFNSFRRRVLLNWYFCC; from the coding sequence ATGCCTTCTAATCCCCTACTTCATTTTATTACTAAAGTTATTAATATTGAAGATATTAAGGTTGTGAATTACAATTTTATCACCGATGATGAAATCGTAATTGAAATCCAAAGTCAGTCAAAAGTTGCTCAGTGTCCTCGCTGTGGAAAGACAACTGATAAAACTCATCAAAATCATTGGTATATGGTCAGAGATATACCCATGAGTGGCTATCAAGTAATTTTAAAAGTAAATCGTCGTCAATTGAAATGTACAGAATGTCAGAAAGTATTCAGCGAAAAACTGTCTTTTGTAAAAAGTAGAAGAACTTACACAACAAGACTAGGGATGAAAGTAATCAAGGAAGTATTAGAGACGGATGTGGAGAGTGCAGCTAGAAGAAATAGAATGACACCATCTGAGATAGAAACAATATTAAAAGAGTTAGAAGCAGATTTGCTAAAAGAAAAACCTCGTCAGATAAAAAAGCTAGGAATAGATGAAATCACACAATTAAAAGGGGGAAAGAATTATGCAGCAGTATTAGTAGATTTAGAGACAAGAAGACCCATAGCTTTGTTAGAAAAAAGAAATAAAGCAGTTATAGCAGAATACTTATCCAGTCTAGGTTCAGAGGTACTGAATCAAATAGAAGAAGTCAGCATAGACTTATGGATACCCTATAAAAGTTTAATCCAAGAAATGCTACCGAATGCTCAAGTGGTGGCAGATAGATTCCATGTCATGAAACAAATAAACCAGGAGTTAGACGCAAGAAGAAAACAGGAAAAAAGAGCAGCAGAGAAAATTAAAAATCGCCAAGAAAGAGAAAAGAAATTAGCTGGCTTAACTCACAGTAAATACCCTTTGCTAAAGAAAAAAGAAAGCCTGAGTGATGAAGAAAAGGCGAAGATAGCTTCACTCCAAAAAGTTGCTCCAGAGTTAGGAGAAATGTATCGGAATAAAGAAGCAATTAGAGATATATTTGAAAGTCCGATAACCAGTGATGAAGCCTTAGATAAATTCCTGGAATGGACTCAAGCAGCTTATAAATTATTCCCCAAAAGTTGTCGAACCATCTGTAGATGGATAGATGAAATTCTTGCTTATTTTGATCACCGAACTACTCAAGGTATCGTAGAAGGAATTAATCAGAAGATTAAGCTCATTAAACGCAGAGCTTATGGCTTAACTAACTTTAATAGTTTTAGAAGAAGGGTTTTACTAAATTGGTATTTCTGTTGTTAA
- a CDS encoding HEAT repeat domain-containing protein: MDKPEAIAMKAAKILKDKSVDSTVRRGAAVALGNLGEAAKPYVKDILDFLKDKSVDSTVRRGAAVALGNLGEAAKPYVKDILDFLKDKSVDSTVRRGAAVALGNLGEAAKPYVKDIADFLKDKSVDKDVRRGAAEALGNLGEAAKPYVKDIADILKDKSVDSTVRRSAAEALGNLGEAAKPYVKDIADILKDKSVDSTVRRSAAEALGNLGEAAKPYIKDILDFLKDKSVDAGVRYGAAVALGNLGEAAKPYVKDIADILKDKSVDAGVRSGAAVALGNLGEAAKPYVKDIADILKDKSVDSNVRSGAAEALGNLGEAAKPYVKDIADILKDKSVDSNVRSGAAEALGNLGEAAKPYVKDIADILKDKSVDSNVRYSAAVALGNLGEAAKPYVKDIADILKDKSVDSNVRYSAAVALGNLGEAAKPYVKDIADILKDKSVDSYVRYGAAEALGNLGEAAKPYVKDIADILKDKSVTALVRSGAAVALGKIEQLKLNNVVVILDSVYDEAKSEIAQWRFFTYFLAGGTDEVKTLLQWLGKPKATPDKLTHAEGVKTLEVFRDAWKLSNDLTELREDLAKQIAVVARKISWQPQDILLLETHYKNLKNARHNEADSLQSVIVNLKGWQWFFNARTTIFIHAAFWLALIFAYPKFPQVQAIFFWNPWVRRILGVGYVGFLLTWFPFFRRKLFEPFKTSLLADAGLDNFNSQAYFPESQVQVSSTETQAINQVLPSIKGQIVLEGDSGLGKSMFLRHLVQTSPRIVVYLPARKCEGGVIEAIYTKLEGLPQDTNFLKSLIYSGALDICIDGLNEVTADTRAKICQFVESYFLSNIIMTTQPLQWTPPSTAKIYKLQPLEPEQIQQFLLSREPQLPKNGKLQGDGYKQACNNYLTQALSQQQSPEELAANQRTLSNPMDLTLVALMISQGEYPDLFHLQQQQYKLMAAEYLQEWKQEFPLKKLALPD; the protein is encoded by the coding sequence GTGGACAAACCAGAAGCTATTGCTATGAAAGCTGCAAAAATCCTCAAGGATAAATCCGTTGACTCAACTGTTCGTAGAGGTGCAGCAGTGGCATTGGGAAATCTGGGGGAGGCTGCTAAACCCTACGTCAAAGACATCCTCGACTTCCTCAAGGATAAATCCGTTGACTCAACTGTTCGTAGAGGTGCAGCAGTGGCATTGGGAAATCTGGGGGAGGCTGCTAAACCCTACGTCAAAGACATCCTCGACTTCCTCAAGGATAAATCCGTTGACTCAACTGTTCGTAGAGGTGCAGCAGTGGCATTGGGAAATCTGGGGGAGGCTGCTAAACCCTACGTCAAAGACATCGCTGACTTCCTCAAGGATAAATCCGTTGACAAAGATGTTCGTAGAGGTGCAGCAGAGGCATTGGGAAATCTGGGGGAGGCTGCTAAACCCTACGTCAAAGACATCGCTGATATCCTCAAGGATAAATCCGTTGACTCAACTGTTCGTAGAAGTGCAGCAGAGGCATTGGGAAATCTGGGGGAGGCTGCTAAACCCTACGTCAAAGACATCGCTGATATCCTCAAGGATAAATCCGTTGACTCAACTGTTCGTAGAAGTGCAGCAGAGGCATTGGGAAATCTGGGGGAGGCTGCCAAACCCTACATCAAAGACATCCTCGACTTCCTCAAGGATAAATCCGTTGACGCTGGTGTTCGTTACGGTGCAGCAGTGGCATTGGGAAATCTGGGGGAGGCTGCCAAACCCTACGTCAAAGACATCGCTGATATCCTCAAGGATAAATCCGTTGACGCTGGTGTTCGTTCCGGTGCAGCAGTGGCATTGGGAAATCTGGGGGAGGCTGCCAAACCCTACGTCAAAGACATCGCTGATATCCTCAAGGATAAATCCGTTGACAGTAATGTTCGTTCCGGTGCAGCAGAGGCATTGGGAAATCTGGGGGAGGCTGCCAAACCCTACGTCAAAGACATCGCTGATATCCTCAAGGATAAATCCGTTGACAGTAATGTTCGTTCCGGTGCAGCAGAGGCATTGGGAAATCTGGGGGAGGCTGCCAAACCCTACGTCAAAGACATCGCTGATATCCTCAAGGATAAATCCGTTGATTCTAATGTTCGTTACAGTGCAGCAGTGGCATTGGGAAATCTGGGGGAGGCTGCCAAACCCTACGTCAAAGACATCGCTGATATCCTCAAGGATAAATCCGTTGATTCTAATGTTCGTTACAGTGCAGCAGTGGCATTGGGAAATCTGGGGGAGGCTGCTAAACCCTACGTTAAAGACATCGCTGATATCCTCAAGGATAAATCCGTTGATTCTTATGTTCGTTACGGTGCAGCAGAGGCATTGGGAAATCTGGGGGAGGCTGCTAAACCCTACGTCAAAGACATCGCTGATATCCTCAAGGATAAATCCGTTACCGCTCTTGTTCGTTCCGGTGCAGCAGTGGCATTGGGAAAAATAGAACAACTCAAGCTGAATAATGTTGTCGTAATTTTGGATAGTGTTTATGACGAAGCTAAGTCAGAAATTGCACAGTGGAGGTTTTTCACCTATTTCCTTGCTGGCGGTACTGATGAGGTGAAAACCCTCCTCCAATGGTTAGGCAAACCTAAAGCAACTCCCGATAAATTAACACACGCTGAAGGTGTCAAAACACTAGAAGTATTCCGCGACGCTTGGAAACTCAGCAATGATCTCACAGAATTACGGGAAGATTTAGCAAAGCAAATTGCTGTAGTCGCCAGAAAAATATCTTGGCAACCCCAAGATATTCTCCTATTAGAAACTCACTACAAAAACCTCAAAAACGCCAGACACAACGAAGCTGATTCACTGCAATCAGTCATAGTTAACCTCAAAGGTTGGCAGTGGTTTTTCAACGCTAGAACCACTATTTTCATACACGCCGCCTTTTGGCTTGCCCTCATCTTCGCCTATCCCAAATTTCCCCAAGTCCAAGCCATCTTTTTCTGGAATCCTTGGGTACGCCGCATCTTAGGCGTGGGCTATGTCGGCTTTCTCCTCACCTGGTTTCCCTTTTTCCGTCGCAAATTATTTGAACCCTTCAAAACTTCCCTATTAGCCGATGCTGGGTTAGATAATTTTAACTCCCAAGCCTACTTCCCAGAATCTCAGGTGCAAGTCTCCAGCACAGAAACCCAAGCTATTAACCAAGTATTACCCAGCATCAAAGGGCAAATCGTTCTAGAAGGGGATTCTGGCTTGGGTAAATCAATGTTTCTCCGGCATTTGGTGCAAACCTCACCCCGCATTGTCGTTTATCTACCCGCCCGTAAGTGTGAAGGCGGTGTAATTGAAGCCATTTACACCAAACTCGAAGGACTACCACAGGACACTAATTTCCTCAAAAGCCTAATTTACAGTGGCGCATTAGATATCTGTATCGACGGACTCAATGAAGTCACCGCCGACACCAGGGCGAAAATCTGCCAGTTTGTCGAAAGCTACTTCCTCAGTAACATCATCATGACTACCCAACCCCTACAGTGGACTCCACCCTCAACCGCCAAGATATATAAATTACAGCCTCTTGAACCAGAGCAAATTCAGCAATTTTTGCTTTCCCGTGAGCCACAACTGCCCAAAAACGGCAAACTTCAAGGTGATGGTTATAAACAAGCCTGCAATAATTATTTAACTCAAGCCCTCAGCCAGCAACAATCACCAGAAGAGTTAGCCGCCAACCAAAGGACTCTCTCCAACCCAATGGATTTAACCCTGGTAGCATTAATGATATCCCAAGGTGAATACCCAGACTTATTTCACCTGCAACAACAGCAATATAAATTGATGGCGGCGGAGTATTTGCAAGAGTGGAAACAGGAATTTCCGTTAAAAAAATTGGCTCTCCCAGACTAG
- a CDS encoding transposase gives MSNILNYIEENPKQTQRLIGLEYEQLQQLIINGERLYHEKKALLESKKVRIIAGGGGRKPKLSISEQIILTLVYLRHLTTFQLLGIQFEVSESTANDTFNYWLPNLRELLPSSLLEQVKKNASDYEVVKEMLTEYELIVDSYEQVRERPRDNDEQKKYFSGKKSNHTFKTQMIILPDASDIVDVVAGEPGPKSDITLFREYRSEFDAKQRFKGDKAYLGEDLITTPIKKPRNQELTTEQKEQNKIFSSKRIFVEHRIRSVKIFRVVQERFRLNTRKYKQVILTICGLVRLRIRGLILPLEISAISSG, from the coding sequence ATGAGCAATATACTGAATTACATTGAAGAGAATCCTAAACAAACCCAAAGGTTAATAGGTCTGGAATATGAACAGTTACAACAATTAATCATAAATGGGGAAAGATTATATCATGAAAAAAAAGCTTTACTGGAATCTAAGAAAGTGAGAATTATTGCTGGTGGAGGAGGTCGGAAACCAAAATTATCTATTTCTGAACAAATCATTTTAACTTTAGTGTATCTCCGACATCTGACAACCTTTCAACTTCTAGGTATTCAGTTTGAAGTAAGTGAGTCTACAGCCAACGATACGTTTAACTATTGGTTGCCTAACTTGCGAGAATTACTGCCATCAAGTTTGCTTGAACAAGTAAAAAAAAACGCTTCTGACTATGAAGTAGTAAAAGAAATGCTCACAGAATATGAATTAATAGTAGATAGCTATGAACAAGTCAGAGAAAGACCTAGAGACAATGATGAACAAAAGAAATATTTTTCAGGTAAGAAGAGTAATCATACATTTAAAACTCAAATGATTATTTTACCTGATGCTAGTGATATCGTTGATGTTGTGGCAGGTGAACCTGGTCCAAAAAGCGATATAACTTTGTTCCGAGAATATCGTTCAGAGTTTGATGCCAAACAAAGATTTAAAGGAGATAAGGCATATCTTGGAGAAGATTTAATTACAACTCCAATTAAGAAACCAAGAAATCAAGAACTAACAACTGAACAGAAAGAACAGAACAAAATATTTTCATCTAAACGAATCTTTGTTGAACATCGAATACGGTCAGTCAAAATCTTTCGAGTTGTCCAAGAGAGATTTAGGTTAAATACCCGCAAATATAAGCAAGTAATTTTGACGATTTGTGGGCTAGTAAGGTTACGGATTCGAGGGCTAATATTACCATTAGAAATATCAGCTATATCATCAGGTTAA
- the ureA gene encoding urease subunit gamma, protein MQLTPQEKDKLLIFTAALVAERRKNRGLKLNYPEAVAYISAAILEGARDGNTVAELMSYGTTLLTRDDVMEGIPEMVHEVQVEATFPDGTKLVTVHNPIR, encoded by the coding sequence ATGCAACTTACGCCCCAAGAAAAAGATAAACTATTAATTTTTACTGCCGCTTTAGTAGCAGAAAGACGTAAAAATAGAGGATTAAAACTCAATTATCCTGAAGCTGTTGCTTATATTTCTGCTGCTATTTTAGAAGGTGCAAGAGATGGAAACACTGTAGCAGAATTAATGAGTTATGGCACAACTTTATTAACACGAGATGATGTGATGGAAGGTATACCTGAAATGGTGCATGAAGTTCAGGTAGAAGCAACATTTCCTGATGGGACAAAATTAGTTACGGTGCATAATCCTATTCGTTAA
- a CDS encoding urease accessory protein UreD, with the protein MPANLNHEKGWHGKLNLVYADRLGATELIYNHQQAPLKVQRPFYPEGEKVCHSVILHTAGGVVGGDRLSTNIHLQPHTQALITTAAAGKIYRSNGLEAKQTINIQVDAGACLEWLPQETILFNGAIYRQDLRVELAIGASFLGWEITRFGRSARGEKFLQGEWRSHTEIWQQGVPLWIDRQYLPGSEEVFHSPHGLSGQPIAASFIYLGSQVAAETIDKARSVFTYQSTVNSQQSTLMGVTRLENGFLCRYRGASTSEVRRWFTAVWQMLRIDFSDRGGCIPRVWQV; encoded by the coding sequence ATGCCTGCTAATTTAAATCATGAAAAAGGCTGGCATGGCAAACTTAACTTAGTGTATGCCGATCGCCTGGGTGCAACTGAGTTAATTTATAATCACCAGCAAGCACCGCTAAAGGTGCAACGTCCGTTTTACCCAGAAGGGGAAAAAGTCTGTCATAGCGTCATTTTACATACAGCTGGGGGAGTCGTGGGAGGCGATCGCTTATCTACTAATATTCACCTCCAACCGCATACCCAAGCTTTAATCACTACAGCCGCCGCCGGGAAGATATATCGCAGCAATGGCTTGGAAGCTAAACAAACTATAAATATACAAGTAGATGCGGGTGCTTGTTTAGAATGGCTACCGCAAGAAACAATTTTATTTAACGGGGCAATTTATCGCCAAGATTTACGGGTAGAATTAGCGATCGGTGCTAGTTTCTTGGGCTGGGAAATTACCCGATTTGGACGCAGTGCTAGAGGAGAGAAATTTTTGCAAGGCGAATGGCGATCGCATACTGAAATTTGGCAACAAGGCGTTCCCTTGTGGATTGATCGCCAATACCTACCAGGTAGCGAAGAGGTGTTTCATAGTCCCCACGGCTTATCAGGACAACCAATAGCTGCTAGTTTCATTTACTTAGGTAGTCAAGTTGCAGCAGAAACCATTGACAAAGCACGTTCCGTATTTACTTACCAGTCAACAGTCAACAGTCAACAGTCAACCCTTATGGGCGTTACCCGCCTAGAAAATGGGTTTTTGTGCCGATATCGTGGTGCTTCCACATCTGAGGTGAGAAGATGGTTTACGGCTGTGTGGCAAATGCTAAGAATTGATTTTAGCGATCGCGGTGGCTGCATACCAAGAGTATGGCAAGTGTAA
- a CDS encoding Uma2 family endonuclease, protein MTTLVNSITLEAFLQLPETKPASEYIDGKITQKPMPQGEHSRLQGKLVSTINGVAEPQKTALAFPELRCIFGGVTIVPDIAVFRWERIPREPSGRIANRFETYPDWVIEILSPDQTQAKVLRKLLHCSQNGTELGWLIFPEDASILTILPNQRVEMLTGTDTLPILSNIDLSLTVEQVFSWLNL, encoded by the coding sequence ATGACTACACTAGTCAATTCCATCACCTTAGAAGCATTCCTGCAACTCCCTGAAACCAAACCCGCTTCTGAATATATCGACGGAAAAATTACTCAAAAACCTATGCCCCAAGGAGAACATAGCCGCCTTCAAGGTAAACTCGTGTCCACTATCAATGGAGTGGCTGAACCTCAAAAAACTGCCCTAGCTTTCCCCGAACTACGGTGTATTTTTGGTGGTGTTACGATCGTTCCTGACATTGCCGTATTTCGCTGGGAACGCATTCCCCGTGAACCATCAGGTAGAATTGCCAACAGATTTGAAACTTATCCTGACTGGGTAATAGAAATCCTATCCCCAGATCAAACCCAAGCTAAAGTTCTGCGTAAACTGCTGCACTGTTCTCAAAATGGCACAGAACTAGGATGGTTAATTTTTCCAGAGGACGCTAGTATTTTAACCATCTTGCCAAATCAACGGGTGGAAATGCTTACAGGTACAGACACACTACCAATTCTTAGCAATATTGACCTCTCCCTAACAGTTGAGCAAGTTTTTAGCTGGTTAAATCTCTAA